A genomic stretch from Bradyrhizobium quebecense includes:
- a CDS encoding DUF4332 domain-containing protein, with amino-acid sequence MTYPLSEIEGLSAYCATKLKSQGIRTTDALLEAARTVKGRKALAAKTGISEQQLLEWANISDYMRIPGMGKAKVGLVRAAGVTTVRELAQRNPSRLAQSMKDANVRRKLVRVMPSEKSVELLIEQARKLPLKITY; translated from the coding sequence ATGACATACCCCCTCTCCGAGATCGAAGGCCTGTCCGCCTATTGCGCCACCAAACTGAAATCGCAGGGTATCCGCACGACCGACGCGCTGCTTGAAGCGGCCCGCACCGTCAAGGGACGCAAGGCGCTCGCCGCCAAGACCGGGATCAGTGAACAGCAATTGCTGGAATGGGCCAACATCTCCGACTACATGCGGATTCCCGGCATGGGCAAGGCGAAGGTCGGGCTGGTCCGCGCCGCCGGCGTCACCACCGTGCGCGAGCTCGCGCAGCGCAACCCGTCGCGGTTGGCGCAGAGCATGAAGGACGCCAATGTGCGGCGTAAGCTCGTCCGCGTGATGCCGTCAGAAAAGTCAGTCGAGCTGCTGATTGAACAGGCACGCAAGCTGCCGCTCAAAATCACCTATTAG
- a CDS encoding helicase HerA-like domain-containing protein: protein MATSDNKLADTDEKIFIGKGEETAWLTLALANRHGLVTGATGTGKTVSLQVMAEGFARAGVPVFAADIKGDLSGISEVGEAKDFIVKRAQEMGLTFQPDQFSTVFWDVFGEQGHPVRATVTEMGPLLLSRMLDLNDVQEGVLNVAFRVADENGLALIDMKDLRALLDAIAPDSSKKGADDGEDPLASIRKAAQSYGNVSKATVGTIQRQLLVLENQGGAKFFGEPALTLKDFMRTDRDGRGMVNILVADKLMQSPRLYATFLLWMLSELFEELPEAGDLPKPKLVFFFDEAHLLFTDAPKALMDKIEQVVRLIRSKGVGVYFVTQNPIDVPDKVLAQLGNRVQHALRAFTPRDQKAVAAAAQTFRPNPKLDTARVIMELAKGEALVSFLEGGGTPSMVERVMVRPPSARIGPITPEERKAIMDASPVKGKYDTAIDAESAYEIIQKRLSGAAAPAGGADGGEGGGILGQIGSIAATIFGTNVKRGRMSTGQVIARNVTRSVTDKVIGGVAADLGKSVGGSVGGSIGRALVRGALGGLLRR, encoded by the coding sequence ATGGCGACCTCCGACAATAAATTGGCCGATACCGACGAGAAGATTTTTATCGGCAAGGGTGAGGAGACAGCCTGGCTGACGCTGGCGCTGGCCAACCGGCATGGCCTCGTCACCGGTGCAACCGGAACCGGCAAGACCGTCTCGCTTCAAGTCATGGCTGAAGGATTTGCGCGCGCCGGCGTTCCGGTTTTCGCCGCCGACATCAAGGGCGATCTCTCCGGTATCTCCGAGGTCGGCGAGGCCAAGGACTTTATTGTGAAGCGCGCCCAGGAGATGGGCTTGACCTTCCAGCCCGATCAATTCTCGACCGTATTCTGGGACGTGTTCGGCGAGCAGGGCCATCCGGTGCGCGCCACCGTTACCGAGATGGGACCGCTGTTGCTGTCGCGGATGCTCGATCTGAACGACGTGCAGGAGGGCGTGCTCAACGTTGCCTTCCGCGTCGCCGACGAGAACGGCCTCGCGCTGATCGACATGAAGGATCTGCGCGCCCTGCTGGATGCGATCGCGCCCGACAGCAGCAAGAAGGGCGCCGACGACGGCGAAGATCCGCTGGCGTCGATCCGCAAGGCCGCCCAGAGCTACGGCAACGTGTCCAAGGCGACGGTCGGAACGATCCAGCGCCAGCTGCTGGTGCTCGAGAACCAGGGCGGCGCGAAGTTCTTCGGCGAGCCCGCGCTGACGCTGAAGGATTTCATGCGGACCGACCGCGACGGCCGCGGCATGGTTAATATCCTCGTCGCCGACAAGCTGATGCAGAGCCCGCGGCTTTACGCCACGTTCCTGCTCTGGATGCTCTCGGAATTGTTCGAGGAATTGCCGGAGGCCGGCGACCTGCCGAAGCCGAAGCTGGTGTTCTTCTTCGACGAGGCGCATCTGCTGTTCACCGATGCGCCGAAGGCGCTGATGGACAAGATCGAGCAGGTGGTGCGGCTGATCCGCTCCAAGGGCGTCGGTGTCTATTTCGTCACGCAGAATCCGATCGACGTGCCGGACAAGGTGCTGGCGCAGCTCGGCAACCGCGTGCAGCACGCGCTGCGCGCCTTCACGCCGCGCGACCAGAAGGCGGTTGCGGCGGCCGCGCAGACCTTCCGGCCCAATCCGAAGCTCGATACCGCGCGGGTGATCATGGAGCTCGCCAAGGGTGAGGCGCTGGTTTCGTTCCTCGAGGGCGGCGGCACGCCGTCGATGGTCGAGCGCGTCATGGTGCGCCCGCCGTCGGCGCGGATCGGGCCGATCACGCCGGAAGAGCGCAAGGCGATCATGGATGCAAGCCCGGTGAAGGGCAAATACGACACCGCGATCGACGCCGAATCCGCCTACGAGATCATCCAGAAGCGCCTGTCGGGGGCGGCGGCTCCGGCGGGCGGTGCGGATGGTGGCGAAGGCGGCGGCATCCTCGGCCAGATCGGCTCGATCGCCGCCACGATCTTCGGCACCAACGTCAAGCGCGGCCGCATGTCGACCGGGCAGGTGATCGCGCGCAACGTCACGCGCTCCGTGACCGACAAGGTGATCGGCGGCGTGGCGGCCGATCTCGGCAAGTCGGTGGGAGGATCGGTCGGGGGATCGATTGGCCGCGCTCTCGTGCGCGGCGCGCTCGGAGGATTGCTGCGCAGATAA
- a CDS encoding glycosyltransferase family 87 protein has protein sequence MLRYPSLKAPFHLLFLVCCIGLTADVLVPEIWGHGKTKDYPLWFWAGQQVLHGHSLYPADASGYFEFIYPPLPAVLLAIPAFFGKIPLYLCLSLLNAAAWWMVAQFSHAMAGSGREPGPWLEALPGCLMVTFVIDIFDLGQPNLILLAMMLYGFWLLRSGRSWLAGGMFALAAAIKVFPIAVLPYLVWRRRWGAIAGMTAFLVFFLFVLPVPFRGFQHNAAELKTWYHGMVGASSAEGFGQRAEQNWSSVNQSIIAVSHRLLRPLNYNQDDPSKPPRYMNLVDLDFATANWVIVAVSILIGLGYIWVMPPAWLRTERSDAEEIGILFCLMTVASPLAREYYFVWLFFPITVLMHRAVYHPRPKVRTGTWVVVAVVCALLGLSLPWYPIALRAYGNNLAATFVLIAGLVWHIRKSSGKESGEALPAAAGALQLGAMSNQWDISDVQRQAAARPRPHRRRFRQQSRAAVHAAADQIDLGRSGLCQ, from the coding sequence TTGCTGAGATATCCTTCGCTGAAGGCGCCGTTTCATCTGTTGTTTTTGGTCTGCTGCATCGGGCTGACCGCAGACGTTCTGGTCCCGGAGATTTGGGGACACGGCAAGACGAAGGATTATCCATTGTGGTTCTGGGCCGGACAGCAAGTGCTGCACGGTCACAGCCTCTATCCCGCCGATGCCTCCGGCTATTTCGAGTTCATCTACCCGCCGTTACCGGCGGTGCTCCTCGCGATTCCGGCGTTCTTCGGCAAGATCCCGCTTTACTTGTGCCTTTCCCTGCTCAACGCCGCCGCGTGGTGGATGGTTGCGCAGTTCTCGCACGCGATGGCGGGATCGGGTCGCGAGCCGGGGCCCTGGCTTGAGGCGCTGCCGGGCTGCCTCATGGTGACCTTCGTCATCGATATCTTCGACCTTGGGCAGCCAAACCTGATCCTGCTTGCGATGATGCTCTATGGCTTCTGGCTGTTGCGGAGCGGGCGGTCGTGGCTTGCGGGCGGCATGTTTGCCCTGGCGGCCGCAATCAAGGTGTTCCCGATTGCGGTATTGCCCTATCTCGTCTGGCGCAGGCGCTGGGGCGCGATCGCCGGCATGACTGCATTTCTGGTCTTCTTCCTGTTCGTCCTGCCGGTGCCATTCCGTGGCTTTCAGCACAACGCTGCCGAATTGAAGACCTGGTACCACGGCATGGTTGGGGCGAGTTCGGCCGAGGGGTTTGGCCAGCGGGCCGAGCAGAACTGGTCGTCAGTAAACCAGTCTATCATCGCAGTATCGCATCGGCTGCTGCGGCCGCTGAACTACAATCAGGACGATCCGAGCAAGCCGCCGCGTTACATGAACCTCGTCGATCTCGACTTCGCGACGGCGAACTGGGTCATCGTCGCGGTGAGCATCCTGATCGGGCTTGGCTACATCTGGGTCATGCCGCCGGCCTGGTTGCGGACCGAAAGGTCGGACGCGGAGGAGATCGGCATCCTGTTCTGTCTGATGACGGTGGCTTCGCCATTGGCACGCGAATACTACTTCGTGTGGTTGTTCTTCCCGATCACGGTCTTGATGCATCGTGCCGTTTATCATCCGCGGCCAAAGGTTCGGACCGGAACCTGGGTCGTGGTTGCGGTCGTTTGTGCCCTGCTCGGGCTCTCGTTGCCGTGGTATCCGATCGCGCTGCGGGCCTATGGCAATAATCTTGCTGCGACCTTTGTGCTGATCGCGGGCCTGGTCTGGCACATCCGCAAGTCTTCCGGCAAGGAAAGTGGAGAAGCTTTGCCTGCGGCGGCCGGCGCGCTACAACTTGGCGCAATGTCCAACCAATGGGATATAAGCGATGTCCAACGCCAAGCTGCAGCCCGTCCTCGACCGCATCGACGCCGATTTCGACAACAGTCTCGAGCGGCTGTTCACGCTGCTGCGGATCAAATCGATCTCGGCCGATCCGGCCTTTGCCAATGA
- a CDS encoding M20/M25/M40 family metallo-hydrolase → MDADFDNSLERLFTLLRIKSISADPAFANDCKAAADHLAKDIATLGFKTEVRPTAGHPAVVGKLNGATDGRPHVLFYGHYDVQPVDPLNLWHRPPFEPVVTDHADGRKIIVARGAEDDKGQLMTFLEACRAWKAVAGSLPIDITIVIEGEEEIGSKNFVPFLEANKAELKADFALVCDTGMWDPNTPAITTSLRGLVYDEVKIKAANRDLHSGVFGGGAQNPIRVLTRILGGLHDENGHITVPGFYDGVKDLPPDILAQWKQLNLTADSFLKPIGLSVPAGEKDRLLIEQVSSRPTCDINGIVGGYTGEGSKTVIPAEASAKVSFRLVEGQDPEKIRKAFRDYVTARVPADCKAEFIDHSSAPAIALDWNMKPLAAARRALTDEWGKEALLVGSGASIPIVADFKRTLGLDSVLVGFGLDDDNIHSPNEKYDLKSYHKGIRSWARILAAFAEAK, encoded by the coding sequence ATCGACGCCGATTTCGACAACAGTCTCGAGCGGCTGTTCACGCTGCTGCGGATCAAATCGATCTCGGCCGATCCGGCCTTTGCCAATGACTGCAAGGCGGCTGCCGATCACCTCGCCAAGGATATCGCAACCCTCGGTTTCAAAACCGAGGTGCGGCCGACCGCCGGACATCCGGCCGTCGTCGGCAAGCTGAACGGCGCGACCGACGGGCGTCCGCATGTGCTGTTCTACGGCCACTATGACGTGCAGCCGGTCGATCCGCTGAATCTTTGGCACCGTCCGCCGTTTGAGCCCGTGGTGACCGACCATGCCGATGGGCGCAAGATCATCGTCGCGCGCGGCGCCGAGGACGACAAGGGACAGCTGATGACCTTCCTCGAGGCATGCCGGGCCTGGAAGGCGGTGGCGGGATCGCTGCCGATCGATATCACGATCGTCATCGAGGGTGAGGAGGAGATCGGCTCGAAGAATTTCGTGCCGTTCCTGGAAGCGAACAAGGCTGAGCTCAAGGCAGACTTCGCGCTGGTCTGCGATACTGGCATGTGGGATCCGAACACGCCCGCGATCACGACCTCGCTGCGCGGCCTGGTCTATGATGAGGTCAAGATCAAGGCCGCCAATCGCGACCTGCATTCCGGCGTGTTCGGCGGCGGCGCGCAGAATCCGATCCGCGTGCTGACGCGGATCCTCGGCGGCCTGCATGACGAGAACGGCCACATCACCGTCCCCGGGTTCTATGACGGCGTGAAGGATCTGCCGCCGGACATTCTGGCGCAATGGAAGCAGCTCAATCTGACGGCGGACAGCTTCCTCAAGCCGATCGGCCTGTCGGTGCCCGCCGGCGAGAAGGATCGGCTCCTGATCGAGCAGGTCTCCTCGCGGCCGACCTGCGACATCAACGGCATTGTCGGCGGCTATACCGGCGAGGGCTCCAAGACGGTGATCCCGGCGGAGGCATCGGCCAAGGTCTCGTTCCGGCTGGTCGAAGGACAGGACCCCGAGAAGATCCGCAAGGCGTTCCGCGATTACGTGACGGCGCGCGTGCCGGCGGATTGCAAGGCCGAATTCATCGATCATTCCTCCGCGCCGGCGATCGCGCTCGACTGGAACATGAAGCCGCTGGCGGCCGCCCGCCGCGCGCTGACCGACGAATGGGGCAAGGAGGCGCTGCTGGTCGGCTCCGGCGCCTCGATCCCGATCGTCGCCGACTTCAAGCGCACGCTCGGCCTCGATAGCGTGCTGGTCGGCTTCGGGCTCGACGACGACAACATCCATTCGCCGAACGAGAAGTACGACCTCAAGAGCTACCACAAGGGCATCCGCTCCTGGGCGCGGATTTTGGCGGCGTTCGCCGAGGCCAAATAA
- a CDS encoding class II aldolase/adducin family protein: MSPAEARLKEVPSDISAAEWEQRINLAACYRLVALYGWDDLVDTHISARVPGPEHHFLINPYGLMFDEITASSLVKVDLDGNQLSKSDYSINPAGFTIHSAIHEVREDAGCVLHLHTVDGTAVSSGPDGLLPLNQTAQLVTHDLAYHDYEGIALDHDERPRLQRDLGTKNHMLLRNHGTLTVGRSVASAFERMYHLERACSMQVATRALGGSAYPVDQHAIDKNTELLSNPDRAELRSTQLVWPPLLRKLDRVNPGYRD; encoded by the coding sequence ATGTCGCCAGCGGAAGCGCGCCTGAAGGAAGTGCCGTCGGATATCAGTGCAGCGGAATGGGAGCAGCGGATCAATCTCGCTGCCTGCTACCGGCTGGTGGCGCTCTACGGCTGGGACGATCTGGTCGATACCCACATCTCCGCCCGGGTGCCCGGACCCGAGCATCACTTCCTGATCAACCCCTACGGGCTGATGTTCGACGAGATCACCGCCTCGAGCCTCGTCAAGGTCGACCTCGACGGCAACCAGCTCTCGAAGAGCGACTACAGCATCAACCCGGCCGGCTTCACCATCCATTCGGCGATCCACGAGGTGCGCGAGGACGCCGGCTGCGTGCTCCATCTGCACACCGTCGACGGCACTGCGGTGTCGAGCGGCCCTGATGGGTTGCTGCCGCTGAACCAGACCGCGCAGCTGGTCACCCATGATCTCGCCTATCACGACTATGAAGGCATCGCGCTCGACCACGACGAGCGCCCGCGCCTGCAGCGCGATCTCGGCACCAAGAACCACATGCTGCTGCGCAATCACGGGACGCTGACGGTCGGCCGCTCGGTCGCGTCCGCCTTCGAGCGGATGTACCATTTGGAGCGCGCCTGCTCGATGCAGGTGGCGACCCGCGCGCTCGGCGGAAGCGCCTATCCGGTCGACCAGCACGCGATCGACAAGAACACCGAGCTGCTGTCGAACCCCGATCGCGCCGAGCTGCGCTCGACCCAGCTGGTCTGGCCGCCGCTGCTGCGCAAGCTCGACCGCGTCAATCCCGGCTACCGTGATTGA
- a CDS encoding glycosyltransferase family 39 protein: MSSITTSALEAPARRSVEKTCDDLAFLVLGVVAVVAGLTFRDYGLGWDDYTHAEYADLLLRMYGSGFKDTGALSFANLYMYGGGFDMAAALLHKVIPLELFETRRLLGAIVGVIGLGVTWRLARRVGGPLAGLAALLLLALCPTFYGHMFMNPKDAPFAVAMVVLIMGLVRLIEEYPAPSPRTILIVGLGAGLSIGCRVLGGLALIYAVVGFIPLWIEEFRKQGPREATHRFAHVIYVLLPGLVLGYLVMGLIWPWSIMEPGHPLEAVTYFSHFFEKPWKEMFDGALVSVPDMPWSYLPTLFALQLPEVLLVLLSAAVITTFMSLSRTDVAAKRKSVMLMLTLAATLPLVIAMVKRPALYNGIRHFIFVIPPMAVLGGVAFARGMDWLGENRRAWQPAALAVFAFGLLLPLSEMIRLHPYQYTHFNHIAGTVRTADNFFMLDYWGLALKQASDGLREQLAERQEVPPQHRKWKVAVCGPQRPAQVALGPDFTIGWDSHAADFAMTLGEFYCKGLAAPVMVEIKRDDVVFARVYDIRGRSISSLLAIPAP; this comes from the coding sequence ATGTCATCGATTACGACGTCTGCCCTCGAGGCGCCTGCACGGCGCTCGGTGGAGAAGACCTGCGACGATCTCGCTTTCCTCGTCCTCGGCGTGGTCGCCGTGGTCGCCGGCCTCACATTCCGCGATTACGGTCTCGGCTGGGACGACTACACCCACGCTGAATACGCCGACCTCCTGCTGCGCATGTACGGGTCCGGGTTCAAGGACACCGGCGCGCTCTCGTTCGCCAATCTCTATATGTACGGCGGCGGCTTCGATATGGCTGCGGCGCTGTTGCACAAGGTCATCCCGCTCGAATTGTTCGAGACGCGCCGCCTGCTCGGCGCGATCGTCGGCGTGATCGGGCTTGGCGTAACCTGGCGCCTGGCGCGCCGCGTCGGTGGCCCGCTGGCGGGACTGGCGGCCCTGCTGCTGCTCGCGCTGTGCCCGACCTTCTACGGTCACATGTTCATGAATCCGAAGGATGCGCCGTTCGCCGTCGCGATGGTGGTCCTGATCATGGGCCTCGTCCGCCTGATCGAGGAATACCCGGCGCCTTCGCCGCGCACGATCCTGATCGTGGGCCTCGGGGCCGGCCTGTCGATCGGCTGCCGCGTCCTTGGCGGCCTCGCCCTGATCTACGCGGTGGTCGGCTTCATCCCGCTCTGGATCGAGGAATTCCGCAAGCAGGGCCCGCGCGAGGCGACCCATCGCTTTGCCCATGTCATCTATGTGCTGCTGCCGGGGCTCGTGCTGGGCTATCTCGTGATGGGCCTGATCTGGCCGTGGTCGATCATGGAGCCCGGGCATCCGCTGGAAGCGGTGACCTATTTCTCGCACTTCTTCGAGAAGCCGTGGAAGGAGATGTTCGACGGCGCGCTGGTCTCGGTGCCGGACATGCCGTGGTCCTATCTGCCGACGCTGTTCGCGCTGCAGCTTCCCGAAGTGCTGCTGGTGCTGCTGAGCGCGGCCGTCATCACCACCTTCATGTCGCTGTCGCGCACCGATGTGGCGGCGAAGCGCAAGTCGGTCATGCTGATGCTGACGCTGGCGGCGACGCTGCCGCTGGTGATCGCAATGGTGAAGCGGCCGGCGCTCTACAACGGCATCCGCCACTTCATCTTCGTGATCCCGCCGATGGCGGTGCTTGGCGGCGTCGCCTTCGCCCGCGGCATGGACTGGCTCGGCGAGAACCGCCGCGCCTGGCAGCCTGCGGCGCTCGCCGTGTTCGCGTTCGGCCTGCTGCTGCCGCTCAGCGAAATGATCCGCCTGCATCCGTATCAGTACACGCACTTCAACCACATCGCCGGCACGGTGCGGACCGCCGACAATTTCTTCATGCTTGACTATTGGGGCCTGGCGCTGAAGCAGGCATCCGACGGGCTGCGCGAGCAGCTGGCGGAGCGGCAGGAAGTGCCGCCGCAGCATCGCAAGTGGAAGGTCGCGGTGTGCGGACCGCAGCGCCCCGCGCAGGTCGCGCTCGGGCCGGACTTCACGATCGGCTGGGACAGCCATGCCGCCGACTTCGCCATGACGCTCGGCGAGTTCTACTGCAAGGGCCTGGCCGCCCCCGTGATGGTCGAGATCAAGCGCGACGACGTCGTGTTCGCCCGCGTCTACGATATCCGCGGCCGCAGCATCTCGAGCCTGCTGGCGATCCCGGCACCGTAA